A stretch of the Flavobacterium sp. 5 genome encodes the following:
- the rpoC gene encoding DNA-directed RNA polymerase subunit beta': protein MMNNRNNNNNKDKNPVKRFNKISIGLASPESILKESRGEVLKPETINYRTHKPERDGLFCERIFGPVKDFECACGKYKRIRYKGIICDRCGVEVTEKKVRRDRVGHINLVVPIAHIWYFRSLPNKIGYILGLPSKKLDMIIYYERYVVIQAGIAKNAEGESVQRLDFLTEEEYLNILDTLPADNQYLDDFDPNKFVAKMGAECIMDLLARIDLDELSYDLRHKANNETSKQRKTEALKRLQVVESFRESSLNRENRPEWMIMKVIPVIPPELRPLVPLDGGRFATSDLNDLYRRVIIRNNRLKRLIEIKAPEVILRNEKRMLQESVDSLFDNTRKASAVKTESNRPLKSLSDSLKGKQGRFRQNLLGKRVDYSARSVIVVGPELKLFECGLPKDMAAELYKPFVIRKLIERGIVKTVKSAKKIIDKKEPVVWDILENVIKGHPVLLNRAPTLHRLGIQAFQPKLIEGKAIQLHPLVCTAFNADFDGDQMAVHLPLGPEAILEAQLLMLASHNILNPANGAPITVPSQDMVLGLYYMTKERLSTPEKTILGQGITFYSAEEVNIALNEGRLELNAQVKIRAKDFNEAGELVYQIIQTTAGRVLFNEVVPEAAGYINDVLTKKNLRDIIGHVLSSTSVPETAAFLDNMKDMGYKFAFKGGLSFSLGDIRIPEQKPKLIADAREQVEGISANYNMGLITNNERYNQVIDVWTSANAQLTELAMKNIREDQQGFNSVYMMLDSGARGSKEQIRQLTGMRGLMAKPKKSTAGGGEIIENPILSNFKEGLSILEYFISTHGARKGLADTALKTADAGYLTRRLHDVSQDVIVNIEDCGTLRGIEVSALKKNEEIVESLGERILGRVALQDVINPLTSDILVQAGQQITEALVKAIEASPVEKVEVRSPLVCEATKGICAKCYGRNLATGKMTQRGEAVGVIAAQSIGEPGTQLTLRTFHVGGVAGGISEESSIITRFGGKLEIEDLKTVKGEDSEGNAVDIVVSRSTELKLIDEKTGILLSTNNIPYGSSIYVNDGDSVAKGTVICKWDPYNGVIVSEFTGKIAYEDLEQGQSFMVEIDEQTGFQEKVISEARNKKLIPTLLVYGKEGELIRSYNLPVGAHLMVENGEKIKAGKVLVKIPRRSSKSGDITGGLPRITELLEARNPSNPAVVSEIDGVVSFGKIKRGNREIVIESKFGDVRKYLVKLSSQILVQENDFVRAGVPLSDGAITPDDILRIQGPAAVQQYLVNEIQEVYRLQGVKINDKHFEVVIRQMMRKVRVQDPGDTLFLEDQLIHTKDFIVENDKLYGMKVVEDAGDSSALKAGQIITPRQLRDENSLLKRTDKNLVAARDVITATATPVLQGITRASLQTKSFISAASFQETTKVLNEAAVAGKVDFLEGLKENVIVGHRIPAGTGMREYDNAIVGSREDYNDMMANKEEYIY, encoded by the coding sequence ATGATGAATAATAGAAATAATAACAACAATAAAGATAAGAATCCTGTAAAAAGATTCAATAAAATATCTATAGGTCTAGCTTCTCCTGAATCAATTTTGAAAGAATCGAGAGGTGAAGTTTTAAAGCCAGAAACTATTAACTACAGAACTCACAAACCAGAACGTGACGGTCTTTTCTGCGAAAGAATTTTTGGACCTGTTAAAGATTTTGAATGTGCTTGTGGTAAATACAAAAGAATACGTTACAAAGGGATCATCTGTGACCGTTGTGGTGTAGAGGTTACTGAGAAAAAAGTACGTAGAGATAGAGTAGGACACATCAACCTGGTTGTGCCAATTGCTCATATCTGGTATTTCCGTTCTCTTCCTAACAAAATTGGTTATATTCTTGGTTTGCCATCTAAGAAATTAGATATGATTATCTACTACGAAAGATATGTAGTTATTCAGGCAGGTATTGCTAAAAATGCTGAAGGAGAATCTGTACAAAGACTAGATTTTTTAACTGAAGAAGAATATTTAAATATTTTAGATACTCTTCCAGCAGACAATCAATATTTAGATGATTTTGATCCAAATAAATTTGTTGCCAAAATGGGAGCAGAGTGTATTATGGATTTATTAGCTCGTATCGATCTTGACGAATTGTCATATGATTTAAGACACAAAGCTAATAATGAAACATCTAAACAACGTAAAACTGAAGCTTTAAAAAGATTACAAGTTGTTGAATCTTTCCGTGAGTCTTCATTGAATAGAGAAAATCGTCCAGAATGGATGATTATGAAAGTTATTCCGGTTATTCCACCAGAATTGCGTCCTCTTGTGCCTCTAGATGGAGGTCGTTTTGCAACTTCAGATTTGAATGATTTATACCGTCGTGTAATTATTCGTAACAACCGTTTGAAAAGATTAATCGAGATTAAAGCTCCTGAAGTAATCTTAAGAAACGAGAAACGTATGTTGCAAGAATCAGTAGATTCACTTTTCGATAACACTCGTAAAGCATCTGCTGTAAAAACGGAATCAAACAGACCATTAAAATCATTATCTGATTCCCTTAAAGGTAAGCAAGGACGTTTCCGTCAAAACTTACTTGGAAAACGTGTGGATTATTCTGCTCGTTCGGTAATTGTTGTTGGACCTGAGTTGAAATTGTTCGAATGTGGATTGCCAAAAGATATGGCAGCAGAATTATACAAACCTTTCGTTATCCGTAAATTGATAGAAAGAGGAATTGTAAAAACTGTAAAATCTGCTAAAAAAATAATTGACAAAAAAGAGCCAGTAGTTTGGGATATCCTTGAAAATGTAATTAAAGGTCACCCAGTATTACTAAACCGTGCTCCTACTTTGCACAGATTAGGTATTCAAGCATTCCAACCAAAATTAATTGAAGGAAAAGCGATTCAATTGCACCCTTTAGTTTGTACGGCGTTTAACGCGGATTTTGATGGGGATCAAATGGCGGTTCACTTGCCGTTAGGACCAGAAGCTATTTTGGAAGCTCAATTGTTAATGTTGGCTTCTCATAATATCTTGAACCCTGCGAATGGTGCTCCGATTACTGTACCTTCTCAAGACATGGTACTTGGTCTTTACTATATGACCAAAGAACGTTTGTCTACACCTGAGAAAACTATTTTAGGACAAGGAATTACTTTCTACTCTGCAGAAGAAGTAAATATTGCATTGAATGAAGGTCGTTTAGAATTGAATGCTCAAGTGAAAATTAGAGCAAAAGATTTTAACGAAGCTGGTGAATTAGTTTACCAAATTATTCAAACAACTGCTGGACGTGTATTATTTAATGAAGTAGTACCAGAAGCAGCTGGATATATCAATGATGTATTGACTAAGAAAAACTTAAGAGACATTATCGGACACGTATTGAGTTCGACTAGTGTACCTGAAACAGCGGCTTTCTTGGACAACATGAAAGATATGGGTTATAAATTCGCATTTAAAGGAGGATTATCATTCTCTCTTGGTGATATTAGAATCCCAGAACAAAAACCAAAATTAATTGCAGATGCTAGAGAGCAAGTTGAAGGTATTTCTGCGAATTATAACATGGGTCTTATTACAAATAACGAACGTTACAACCAAGTTATTGATGTATGGACTTCAGCAAATGCTCAATTGACAGAATTGGCAATGAAAAACATTAGAGAAGACCAACAAGGTTTCAACTCTGTGTATATGATGCTTGATTCTGGAGCGAGGGGTTCTAAGGAACAAATTCGTCAGTTAACTGGTATGCGTGGTTTGATGGCTAAGCCTAAAAAATCTACTGCTGGTGGTGGAGAAATTATTGAAAACCCGATTCTTTCTAACTTTAAAGAAGGTCTTTCGATTCTTGAGTACTTTATTTCTACTCACGGTGCTCGTAAAGGACTTGCGGATACGGCTCTTAAAACGGCTGATGCTGGATACTTAACTAGAAGATTGCATGACGTTTCTCAAGATGTTATTGTTAACATCGAGGATTGTGGTACTCTTAGAGGTATTGAAGTTTCTGCTTTGAAGAAAAATGAGGAAATTGTTGAATCATTAGGAGAAAGAATCTTAGGACGTGTTGCATTGCAAGATGTAATCAATCCTTTAACTAGTGATATATTAGTTCAAGCAGGTCAACAAATCACTGAAGCTTTAGTAAAAGCTATTGAAGCTTCTCCAGTGGAGAAAGTTGAAGTACGTTCTCCATTAGTTTGTGAGGCTACGAAAGGTATTTGTGCTAAATGTTACGGTAGAAACTTAGCAACTGGAAAAATGACTCAAAGAGGTGAGGCTGTTGGTGTAATTGCTGCACAGTCTATTGGAGAGCCAGGAACACAGTTGACACTTCGTACTTTCCACGTTGGAGGGGTTGCAGGGGGTATTTCTGAAGAATCTAGTATTATAACTCGTTTTGGAGGTAAACTAGAAATTGAAGATTTAAAAACTGTTAAAGGTGAAGATAGTGAAGGTAATGCAGTTGATATTGTAGTGTCTCGTTCTACTGAACTTAAATTAATTGACGAAAAAACAGGTATTTTATTAAGTACGAATAACATTCCTTACGGATCTAGTATCTATGTTAATGATGGTGATTCAGTAGCTAAAGGAACTGTAATTTGTAAATGGGATCCATATAATGGTGTAATTGTTTCTGAGTTTACTGGTAAAATTGCTTACGAAGATTTAGAGCAAGGACAATCGTTCATGGTTGAAATCGATGAGCAAACTGGTTTCCAAGAAAAAGTAATTTCTGAAGCAAGAAACAAAAAATTAATTCCAACTTTATTGGTTTACGGTAAAGAAGGTGAATTGATTCGTTCTTACAACTTACCAGTTGGAGCTCACTTAATGGTAGAAAACGGAGAAAAAATTAAAGCTGGTAAAGTTTTAGTAAAAATTCCTCGTCGTTCTTCTAAATCTGGGGATATTACAGGAGGTTTACCAAGAATTACTGAGTTGTTAGAGGCTCGTAATCCTTCGAACCCAGCTGTAGTTTCTGAGATTGATGGTGTTGTTTCTTTTGGAAAAATTAAAAGAGGTAACCGTGAGATCGTTATTGAATCTAAATTTGGTGATGTTAGAAAATACTTGGTTAAATTATCAAGTCAAATATTAGTTCAAGAGAATGACTTCGTTAGAGCTGGTGTGCCATTGTCTGATGGAGCTATTACTCCAGATGATATTTTAAGAATTCAAGGACCAGCTGCTGTTCAACAGTATTTGGTAAATGAAATTCAAGAAGTATACCGTCTTCAAGGGGTGAAAATTAACGATAAACACTTTGAGGTAGTTATACGTCAAATGATGCGTAAAGTTAGAGTTCAAGATCCAGGAGATACTTTATTCTTAGAAGATCAATTGATTCATACTAAAGATTTTATCGTTGAAAATGATAAACTTTACGGAATGAAAGTGGTTGAAGATGCTGGAGATTCAAGTGCTTTAAAAGCAGGTCAAATCATTACACCCCGTCAGTTACGTGATGAGAATTCATTGTTGAAACGTACAGATAAAAATCTTGTTGCGGCTCGTGATGTAATTACTGCTACTGCAACACCTGTTTTACAAGGTATTACAAGAGCTTCTCTTCAAACTAAATCATTTATTTCTGCTGCTTCTTTCCAAGAAACAACAAAAGTATTAAACGAAGCTGCTGTTGCAGGTAAAGTTGACTTCTTAGAAGGATTGAAAGAAAATGTAATTGTAGGTCATAGAATCCCAGCTGGTACAGGTATGAGAGAATATGATAATGCAATTGTAGGATCTAGAGAAGACTATAATGATATGATGGCAAATAAAGAAGAGTATATTTATTAA
- the rpoB gene encoding DNA-directed RNA polymerase subunit beta: MITNQTERLNFASTKNIPQYPDFLDVQVKSFKDFFQLETKSDERGDEGLYNTFMENFPITDTRNNFVLEFLDYFVDPPRYTIQECIERGLTYSVPLKARLKLYCTDPEHEDFETIVQDVYLGTIPYMTPSGTFVINGAERVVVSQLHRSPGVFFGQSFHANGTKLYSARVIPFKGSWIEFSTDINSVMYAYIDRKKKLPVTTLFRAIGFERDKDILEIFDLAEEIKVSKTGLKKYIGRKLAARVLNTWHEDFVDEDTGEVVSIERNEIILDRDTIIDKDNVEEIIDSNVKSILLHKEDNNLVDYSIIHNTLQKDPTNSEKEAVEHIYRQLRNAEPPDEETARGIIDKLFFSDQRYNLGEVGRYRINKKLGLDTPMEKQVLTKEDIITIVKYLIELINSKAEIDDIDHLSNRRVRTVGEQLSQQFGVGLARMARTIRERMNVRDNEVFTPIDLINAKTLSSVINSFFGTNQLSQFMDQTNPLAEITHKRRLSALGPGGLSRERAGFEVRDVHYTHYGRLCPIETPEGPNIGLISSLGVYAKVNGMGFIETPYRKVTEGVVDLESTPIYLSAEEEEGMLIAQANIKMDDSGKITAENVIARQEGDFPVIDPAQVHYTDVAPNQIASISASLIPFLEHDDANRALMGSNMMRQAVPLIRPEAPIVGTGLERQVASDSRVLINAEGPGVVEYVDANIITIKYDRSEEERMVSFESDDKTYNLIKFRKTNQGTSINLKPIVRKGDRVILGQVLSEGYATQNGELALGRNLKVAFMPWKGYNFEDAIVISEKVVRDDIFTSIHVDDYSLEVRDTKLGNEELTNDIPNVSEEATKDLDENGMIRIGAEVKPGDILIGKITPKGESDPTPEEKLLRAIFGDKAGDVKDASLKASPSLHGVVLDKKLFARAVKDKRKRTQDKDALGALEMEFEVKFVELKDRLIEKLFNIVNGKTSQGVMNDLGEEVLPKGKKYTQKMLYAVEDFAHLSKGQWVADDVTNKMVNDLIHNYKIKLNDLQGALRREKFTITVGDELPSGILKLAKVYIAKKRKLKVGDKMAGRHGNKGIVARIVRHEDMPFLEDGTPVDIVLNPLGVPSRMNIGQIYETVLGWAGMNLGRKFATPIFDGATLDQINELTDEAGVPRFGHTHLYDGGTGERFHQAATVGVIYMLKLGHMVDDKMHARSIGPYSLITQQPLGGKAQFGGQRFGEMEVWALEAYGASSTLREILTVKSDDVIGRAKTYEAIVKGESMPEPGLPESFNVLMHELKGLGLDLRLEE; the protein is encoded by the coding sequence ATGATAACAAATCAGACTGAAAGATTGAATTTTGCCTCAACAAAAAACATACCTCAGTATCCAGACTTTTTGGATGTTCAGGTAAAATCGTTTAAAGATTTCTTCCAATTGGAAACTAAATCTGACGAAAGAGGCGACGAAGGGTTATACAACACCTTCATGGAAAACTTCCCAATTACAGATACAAGAAATAACTTTGTATTGGAATTCCTTGATTATTTTGTTGATCCACCCCGTTACACTATTCAAGAATGTATAGAGAGAGGTCTTACGTATAGCGTGCCTTTAAAAGCAAGATTGAAACTATATTGTACAGATCCTGAACACGAAGATTTTGAAACTATTGTACAAGATGTTTATCTTGGAACAATTCCTTACATGACACCAAGTGGTACTTTTGTAATCAATGGCGCTGAACGTGTTGTTGTTTCTCAATTGCACAGATCTCCAGGTGTTTTCTTTGGTCAATCATTCCATGCAAATGGAACAAAATTATATTCTGCGAGAGTTATTCCTTTTAAAGGATCTTGGATAGAATTTTCTACAGATATCAACAGCGTTATGTACGCATATATCGATAGAAAGAAAAAGTTGCCTGTTACAACTTTATTCCGTGCAATTGGGTTCGAAAGAGACAAGGATATCCTTGAGATTTTTGACCTTGCTGAAGAAATTAAAGTTTCTAAAACTGGACTTAAAAAATATATTGGTAGAAAATTAGCTGCTCGTGTTTTGAACACTTGGCATGAAGATTTCGTTGATGAAGATACTGGCGAAGTTGTTTCTATCGAACGTAACGAAATAATCCTTGATAGAGATACTATTATCGACAAAGATAATGTTGAGGAAATCATCGATTCTAACGTTAAATCTATTTTGTTGCATAAGGAAGATAATAATCTAGTTGATTATTCTATCATCCATAATACATTGCAAAAAGATCCAACAAACTCTGAAAAAGAAGCTGTTGAGCATATCTACAGACAATTGCGTAACGCAGAACCGCCTGATGAAGAAACTGCTCGTGGTATTATCGATAAATTATTCTTCTCTGACCAACGTTACAACTTAGGTGAAGTAGGTCGTTATAGAATTAACAAAAAACTTGGTCTTGATACTCCAATGGAAAAGCAAGTGCTTACCAAAGAAGATATCATTACTATTGTTAAGTATTTGATCGAATTGATCAACTCTAAAGCAGAGATTGATGACATAGATCACTTATCAAACCGTCGTGTTAGAACAGTTGGTGAACAATTGTCTCAACAATTTGGTGTTGGTTTAGCACGTATGGCTAGAACTATTCGTGAGAGAATGAACGTTAGAGATAACGAGGTGTTTACACCAATTGATTTGATTAATGCTAAAACATTATCGTCAGTTATCAACTCTTTCTTTGGAACTAATCAGTTATCTCAATTTATGGATCAAACGAATCCATTAGCTGAGATTACACACAAAAGAAGATTATCTGCACTTGGACCAGGTGGACTTTCGAGAGAAAGAGCTGGATTTGAGGTTCGTGACGTTCACTATACGCACTACGGACGTTTATGTCCTATTGAAACTCCAGAGGGACCAAACATTGGTTTGATTTCATCTCTTGGTGTTTATGCTAAAGTAAACGGAATGGGTTTCATTGAAACACCTTACCGTAAAGTAACTGAAGGAGTTGTTGATTTAGAGTCTACTCCAATTTACTTAAGCGCAGAAGAAGAAGAAGGAATGTTAATTGCTCAGGCAAACATTAAAATGGATGATTCTGGAAAAATCACAGCTGAAAACGTAATTGCACGTCAAGAAGGTGATTTCCCTGTAATTGATCCTGCACAGGTACATTATACAGACGTTGCTCCAAATCAAATTGCTTCGATTTCAGCTTCATTGATTCCTTTCTTGGAACATGATGATGCGAATAGAGCCTTGATGGGATCTAACATGATGCGTCAGGCGGTACCATTAATTCGTCCTGAAGCACCAATCGTTGGAACTGGTTTAGAGCGTCAAGTAGCTTCAGATTCAAGAGTTTTAATTAACGCTGAAGGTCCTGGAGTTGTAGAATATGTTGATGCCAATATTATCACTATTAAGTACGATCGTTCTGAAGAAGAAAGAATGGTTAGTTTTGAATCTGATGATAAAACATACAACTTAATTAAATTTAGAAAAACCAATCAAGGAACAAGTATCAACCTTAAACCTATCGTAAGAAAAGGAGATAGAGTTATTCTTGGTCAAGTATTGTCTGAAGGATATGCTACTCAAAATGGAGAATTAGCTTTAGGTAGAAACCTTAAAGTTGCATTTATGCCATGGAAAGGGTATAACTTCGAGGATGCGATTGTTATTTCTGAGAAAGTTGTTCGTGATGATATCTTTACTTCAATCCACGTAGATGATTACTCATTAGAAGTAAGAGATACTAAATTAGGTAATGAAGAATTAACGAATGATATACCAAACGTTTCTGAAGAGGCTACTAAAGACTTAGATGAAAATGGTATGATTAGAATTGGTGCCGAGGTTAAACCTGGTGATATTCTTATCGGTAAAATTACTCCAAAAGGAGAATCAGATCCTACTCCAGAAGAGAAATTGCTTCGTGCAATCTTCGGGGACAAAGCAGGTGATGTTAAAGATGCTTCATTAAAAGCTTCTCCATCTTTACATGGTGTTGTTTTAGATAAAAAATTATTTGCAAGAGCAGTAAAAGATAAACGTAAACGTACTCAAGATAAAGATGCTTTAGGAGCACTTGAAATGGAGTTCGAAGTTAAGTTTGTTGAGCTTAAAGATAGATTGATTGAGAAACTTTTCAATATTGTAAATGGAAAAACTTCTCAAGGTGTAATGAATGATTTGGGTGAAGAAGTTTTACCAAAAGGTAAAAAATATACTCAAAAAATGCTTTATGCTGTTGAAGATTTCGCTCACTTAAGTAAAGGTCAATGGGTTGCTGATGATGTAACTAATAAAATGGTTAATGATTTAATTCATAACTATAAAATTAAATTGAACGATTTACAAGGTGCATTACGTAGAGAGAAATTCACAATTACTGTTGGAGATGAATTACCATCAGGAATTTTGAAATTAGCTAAAGTTTATATTGCTAAGAAACGTAAGTTGAAAGTTGGGGATAAAATGGCAGGACGTCACGGTAACAAAGGTATTGTTGCTCGTATTGTTCGTCATGAAGATATGCCTTTCTTAGAAGATGGAACACCAGTTGATATCGTATTGAATCCACTTGGGGTACCTTCTCGTATGAACATTGGTCAAATTTATGAGACTGTTCTTGGTTGGGCTGGAATGAACTTGGGTAGAAAATTTGCTACTCCAATTTTTGATGGTGCAACTTTAGATCAAATTAATGAATTAACTGATGAAGCTGGAGTACCGCGTTTCGGACATACACATCTTTATGATGGTGGTACTGGAGAGCGTTTCCATCAAGCAGCAACTGTGGGAGTAATTTACATGCTTAAATTAGGACACATGGTTGATGATAAGATGCACGCACGTTCTATCGGACCATACTCGTTGATTACTCAACAACCACTTGGAGGTAAAGCTCAATTTGGAGGTCAACGTTTTGGAGAGATGGAGGTTTGGGCACTTGAGGCTTATGGAGCATCAAGTACTCTTCGTGAAATCTTGACTGTTAAGTCTGATGATGTTATTGGTAGAGCTAAAACTTACGAAGCTATCGTAAAAGGAGAGTCTATGCCAGAACCAGGATTACCTGAATCATTCAATGTATTAATGCATGAATTGAAAGGTCTTGGATTAGACCTTCGTTTAGAAGAATAA
- the rplL gene encoding 50S ribosomal protein L7/L12 codes for MADLKQFAEQLVNLTVKEVNELATILKDEYGIEPAAAAVVVSGGGEAAAEEAQTEFTVVLKEAGASKLAVVKLVKELTGLGLKEAKDVVDGAPSNVKEGVSKEEAEGLKKSLEEAGAVVELK; via the coding sequence ATGGCAGATTTGAAACAATTCGCAGAGCAATTAGTTAACTTAACAGTTAAAGAAGTTAACGAATTAGCAACAATATTAAAAGATGAGTACGGAATCGAACCAGCTGCTGCAGCTGTAGTAGTTTCAGGTGGTGGAGAAGCTGCTGCTGAAGAAGCTCAAACTGAATTTACAGTTGTATTGAAAGAAGCTGGTGCTTCTAAATTAGCTGTAGTAAAATTAGTTAAAGAACTTACAGGTTTAGGTTTGAAAGAGGCTAAAGATGTAGTTGACGGAGCTCCAAGTAACGTTAAAGAAGGTGTTTCTAAAGAAGAGGCTGAAGGTCTTAAAAAATCTTTAGAAGAAGCTGGAGCTGTTGTTGAGCTTAAATAG
- the rplJ gene encoding 50S ribosomal protein L10, with protein sequence MTREEKSIAIEDLTAQLAGTNIVYVSDISGLDAETTSNLRRACFKAGIKLEVVKNTLLAKAMEASDNDYGDLPSVLAGNSAIFIADVANAPGKIIKDFRKKSAKPVLKGAYINSEIYIGDDQLDALATIKSKEELIGEIIGLLQSPAQRVISALQNQFANSEEVEA encoded by the coding sequence ATGACTAGAGAAGAAAAATCAATCGCGATTGAAGATTTAACTGCACAGTTAGCTGGTACAAATATTGTTTATGTATCTGATATTTCTGGGTTAGACGCAGAAACAACTTCAAACTTGAGAAGAGCTTGTTTTAAAGCAGGTATTAAATTAGAGGTAGTAAAAAACACTTTGCTTGCAAAAGCAATGGAAGCTTCTGATAATGATTATGGTGATTTACCTTCTGTATTAGCAGGTAATAGCGCTATTTTTATTGCAGATGTTGCAAATGCTCCTGGAAAAATTATCAAAGATTTTAGAAAAAAATCAGCAAAACCTGTATTGAAAGGGGCTTATATCAATTCTGAAATTTATATTGGAGATGATCAATTAGATGCATTAGCAACTATCAAATCTAAAGAAGAGCTTATCGGTGAAATCATCGGATTATTACAATCACCAGCTCAAAGAGTTATTTCTGCTTTACAAAACCAATTCGCTAATAGCGAAGAGGTTGAGGCATAA
- the rplA gene encoding 50S ribosomal protein L1 — MAKLTKKQKEAASKIEKNKLYSLKDAAALIKVIASAKFDESVDIAVRLGVDPRKANQMVRGVVTLPHGTGKDVKVLALVTPDKEAEALAAGADFVGLDDYLQKIKDGWTDVDVIITMPAVMGKLGPLGRILGPRGLMPNPKTGTVTMDVAKAVAEVKAGKIDFKVDKTGIVHAGIGKVSFGAEQIYDNAHEIIQTLIKLKPTAAKGTYIKGIHLTSTMSPAIALDPKAV, encoded by the coding sequence ATGGCAAAATTGACAAAAAAGCAAAAAGAGGCTGCTTCAAAAATTGAAAAGAACAAATTATATTCTTTGAAAGATGCTGCGGCATTAATCAAAGTTATTGCTTCTGCAAAATTTGATGAGTCTGTTGATATCGCTGTTAGATTGGGTGTAGATCCAAGAAAAGCGAATCAAATGGTGAGAGGTGTAGTAACATTACCTCATGGTACTGGTAAAGATGTAAAAGTATTAGCATTAGTTACTCCAGATAAAGAAGCGGAAGCTTTGGCAGCTGGTGCTGACTTCGTTGGACTTGATGATTATTTACAAAAAATTAAAGATGGTTGGACAGATGTTGATGTTATCATCACTATGCCAGCTGTTATGGGTAAATTAGGTCCATTAGGTCGTATTTTAGGACCTAGAGGTTTAATGCCAAACCCTAAAACAGGTACAGTAACTATGGATGTTGCTAAAGCTGTTGCAGAGGTTAAAGCTGGTAAAATTGACTTTAAAGTTGATAAAACTGGTATCGTACATGCAGGAATTGGTAAAGTTTCTTTTGGAGCTGAGCAAATTTATGACAATGCACACGAAATTATTCAAACATTAATCAAACTTAAACCAACTGCTGCTAAAGGTACCTATATTAAAGGTATTCACCTTACAAGCACTATGAGTCCTGCAATTGCATTGGACCCTAAAGCAGTATAA